The genomic region AGTACCTCCAATGTTGGTGAAAGATGAGAATGACAATTTAGTTCCTTTAGTAGACCTTCAGGGTAAATTCAGACCAGAAATGGGCGAATTTGCCGGTAAGTATGTGAAGAACGAATATTATGATGATGCTGAAGTTCCTGAAAAATCTGTAGATGTAGAGATCGCTATTAAGCTGAAAGAAGAAAACAGGGCTTTTAAGGTAGAAAAATATGTACACAGTTATCCAAACTGCTGGCGTACCGATAAGCCCATTTTATATTATCCGTTAGATTCCTGGTTTATCAAAGTAACCGAGGTTAAAGATCGTATGCACGAGCTGAACACCGGGATTAACTGGAAACCAAAATCTACCGGAGAAGGTCGTTTTGGAAACTGGCTTGCAAATGCAAATGACTGGAACCTGTCCAGAAGCCGATATTGGGGAATTCCGCTACCAATTTGGAGAACTGAAGACGGTAGGGAAGAAAAAATTATCGGTTCTGTAGAAGAATTAAAAATAGAAATCACCAAAGCTGTTGAAGCGGGAGTGATGGACAAGGATATTTTCGCTGATTTTAAAATCGGCGATATGAGTGAAGAAAACTACGCCAATGTAGATCTCCATAAAAATGTGGTAGATACAATTACTTTGGTTTCTGATTCTGGGAAAGCAATGAAGCGCGAAGCCGATCTTATCGACGTATGGTTTGATTCGGGTTCTATGCCTTATGCGCAGTGGCACTATCCTTTTGAAAATAAAGAGAAAGTAGAGAAAGACTGGCGTAAAGCCGATTTTATTGCGGAGGGTGTCGATCAAACCCGTGGCTGGTTCTATACACTTCATGCTATAGCCACCATGACTTTTGACGATGTAGCGTATAAAAATGTAGTTTCCAACGGACTTGTTTTAGATAAAAATGGACAAAAAATGTCCAAACGTCTTGGAAACGCGGTAGATCCTTTTGAAACCTTATCGGTTTACGGGCCGGATGCGACGCGTTGGTACATGATTTCTAACGCGAATCCTTGGGATAATTTAAAATTTGATATTGAAGGAATTGGAGAAATAAGCCGTAAGTTCTTCGGAACACTTTATAATACCTATTCTTTCTTTACCCTATATGCTAACATCGATAATTTTACGTATGCTGAAGCCGATGTTAAATTAGAAGAACGTCCGGAAATCGATCGTTGGATTCTTTCAGAATTACATACGTTAATTGAGAAAGTAGATAAATTCTATGCAGATTACGAGCCTACAAAGGCTACTAGGGTTATTTCAGAATTTGTTCAGGAAAATCTGAGTAACTGGTTTGTGCGATTAAGTCGAAGAAGGTTCTGGAAAGGCGATTACCAGCAGGATAAAATTTCAGCATATCAAACTTTATATACCTGCCTGGAAACCGTAGCGAAACTTAGTGCACCTGTGGCACCATTCTTTATGGATGCTTTATATAAAGATCTGAATCAAACTACGAAGAAAGAGAATTATGAATCGGTTCACACGGCTTTATTCCCGGTTTTCGATGAGAAATTTGTAGATAAATCTTTAGAACGTAAAATGGAAAAAGCACAAACAATTTCCAGTTTGGTACTTTCATTACGTAAAAAAGAAATGATTAAGGTGAGACAGCCGCTACAACGAATCATGATTCCGGTATTGGATAAAAAACAGGGAGAGGAAATTTTAGCGGTGCAGGATCTTATAAAATCTGAAGTGAATGTAAAGGAAGTCGAGTTAATCGATGATGCTTCAGGAATTCTGGTAAAACAAATAAAACCGAATTTTCGCGTTTTAGGGCCTCGTTTTGGAAAGGAAATGAAGCACGTGGTAGCTAAAATTAATCAACTTCAAGCCGAAGATATTGCAACGATCGAAAAAGAAGGCAAAATTGAGATTGAAGTAAATGGAGAAATGATTATTTTGGACGCCAGTGAAGTAGAAATAAGTTCGCAAGATATCGAAGGATGGCTTGTGGCTAGCAGTGGCAATATAACTGTAGCGCTAGACGTTAATATCTCGCCAGAACTCAAAAAAGAAGGAGTTGCGAGAGAATTGGTAAACCGAATTCAGAATATGAGAAAAGACAGTGGATTCGAGGTGACCGATACTATTAACGTACAGCTGCAAAAAGATGGCATTATCGAGGATGCTGTTGCAGATAATATAACCTATATCAAAACTGAAACTTTAACTGCAGCGCTCGAACTTGCAGAAGTAGTAAAAGATGGAGTAGATGTTGAATTTGACGATGTAACTACAAAATTATTAATCACAAAAAACTAAGCAGCTTATGTCAACCGAAGTAAAAGAGCGTTTTAGCGATGCGGAATTGGCCGAATTTAAAGAGCTAATCCAAGGTAAAATCGCCAAAGCCAAAGAACAACTAGAAATTTATCAAAATGCTTATAAAAACGACGGGAACAACGGTACAGATGATACATCCCCAACGTTTAAGGCTTTTGAAGAAGGTAGCGAAACTATGAGTAAAGAAGCGAATTCTCAATTGGCGATTCGTCAGGAGAAATTTATTCGTGATCTTAAAAATGCTTTAATGCGTATCGAGAATAAAACCTATGGTGTATGTCGTGTTACCGGAAAATTAATCAATAAAGAGCGTCTAAAGCTGGTTCCGCATGCCACTTTAAGTATCGAGGCTAAAAATATGCAACGATAAGAGAAAAGCTTTACTCGATAATCGAGAATAAATACTCCGATCCTTTCCTGATAGCTATCTGGAAGGGAGGGATGACTATAAATAAAAAATGGTTTTCTAGAAGCTATCTCATGGGCTTGCTCAAGGTAGTTTGGAATTTCACCGCAGCTAATATTTTATTAAAATATTTGCGCGGTTGGCCATTAGGTATTTGATCAAAAAATAAACGCTCCCGTTTTAAGGAGCGTTTATTGTTCTATAAATGATATGAAAATAGCTAATCGATATTGGATGTTTTTATTGTGTTTTTTTACAGGCACAGTTATAGTAGTTGCTCAAAAAGATACACAGAATATCCTAAATTCAGATTTTAAAGAAGTGATTATCGATGCCAATGAGGTTTTTAAAATCAATATCTTTAGCGAAAAAAGAAAGACCTTAAAGTATAGAAGTCACTCTGAAGGAGAATATTTGAATGATATCAGGCTAACAACAAGTTTAAAAAATGGGAAGCTTTATATCGAAACTCAATATCCAGAACAACTGGTAGGTGGTTTTGATAAGTTGAGTGCACATAAAGTCTTTTCTTTAGAAGTAGA from Zunongwangia profunda SM-A87 harbors:
- the ileS gene encoding isoleucine--tRNA ligase, with product MSTKFPEYKGLDLPKVAEETLKYWKENQIFEKSITSRDGEKPFIFFEGPPSANGLPGIHHVMARSIKDIFCRYKTQKGFQVKRKAGWDTHGLPVELGVEKELGITKEDIGTKISVEQYNEACKNAVMRYTDIWNDLTEKMGYWVDMDDPYITYKPKYMETVWYLLKQIYNKGLIYKGYTIQPYSPKAGTGLSSHELNQPGTYQDVSDTTVTAMFKTKKETLPAGLKEHEEDVFLIAWTTTPWTLPSNTALTVGPKIEYVTVKTYNQYTFEPITIVVAKELALKQFDKKFKQVESEEELKAYKEGDNLPAGKAGKIPFLIGENYKGKDLVGIAYEQLLPYTLPFENPENAFRVISGDFVTTEDGTGIVHTAPTFGADDALVAKQATPPVPPMLVKDENDNLVPLVDLQGKFRPEMGEFAGKYVKNEYYDDAEVPEKSVDVEIAIKLKEENRAFKVEKYVHSYPNCWRTDKPILYYPLDSWFIKVTEVKDRMHELNTGINWKPKSTGEGRFGNWLANANDWNLSRSRYWGIPLPIWRTEDGREEKIIGSVEELKIEITKAVEAGVMDKDIFADFKIGDMSEENYANVDLHKNVVDTITLVSDSGKAMKREADLIDVWFDSGSMPYAQWHYPFENKEKVEKDWRKADFIAEGVDQTRGWFYTLHAIATMTFDDVAYKNVVSNGLVLDKNGQKMSKRLGNAVDPFETLSVYGPDATRWYMISNANPWDNLKFDIEGIGEISRKFFGTLYNTYSFFTLYANIDNFTYAEADVKLEERPEIDRWILSELHTLIEKVDKFYADYEPTKATRVISEFVQENLSNWFVRLSRRRFWKGDYQQDKISAYQTLYTCLETVAKLSAPVAPFFMDALYKDLNQTTKKENYESVHTALFPVFDEKFVDKSLERKMEKAQTISSLVLSLRKKEMIKVRQPLQRIMIPVLDKKQGEEILAVQDLIKSEVNVKEVELIDDASGILVKQIKPNFRVLGPRFGKEMKHVVAKINQLQAEDIATIEKEGKIEIEVNGEMIILDASEVEISSQDIEGWLVASSGNITVALDVNISPELKKEGVARELVNRIQNMRKDSGFEVTDTINVQLQKDGIIEDAVADNITYIKTETLTAALELAEVVKDGVDVEFDDVTTKLLITKN
- a CDS encoding DUF4097 family beta strand repeat-containing protein, which encodes MKIANRYWMFLLCFFTGTVIVVAQKDTQNILNSDFKEVIIDANEVFKINIFSEKRKTLKYRSHSEGEYLNDIRLTTSLKNGKLYIETQYPEQLVGGFDKLSAHKVFSLEVDLYLPEYKILMISSNSASLIVSGKFESFSANLQRGYCNLKDFEGNATINTYKGDIDAEVVSGEVMAKSRHGKVLVDQKLYGMHQIKLTSINGDISVRKTK
- a CDS encoding TraR/DksA family transcriptional regulator, whose protein sequence is MSTEVKERFSDAELAEFKELIQGKIAKAKEQLEIYQNAYKNDGNNGTDDTSPTFKAFEEGSETMSKEANSQLAIRQEKFIRDLKNALMRIENKTYGVCRVTGKLINKERLKLVPHATLSIEAKNMQR